The Henckelia pumila isolate YLH828 chromosome 2, ASM3356847v2, whole genome shotgun sequence genome includes a window with the following:
- the LOC140879932 gene encoding stachyose synthase-like: MAPPNDPANSILKVLKSGAKDNSFQLLDGKLYVGPVPLLAQVPSNVTLKSFSSVCQSSEAPLPLFQRAQSLSSKGAFLGFSQHESSDRHTVSLGKFTDRDFVSIFRFKTWWSTQWVGKSGSDIQMETQWIMLDVPEIKSYVAIIPIIEGSFRSAFHPGKDGHLLICAESGSSVVKSSSFDAIAYVHVSDNPYNVMKEAYTALRVHLNTFKLIEEKSAPPLVDKFGWCTWDAFYLTVEPAGIWHGVKEFADGGLTPRFLIIDDGWQSINKDGEDPTKDTKNLVLGGTQMTARLHRLDECEKFRKYEGGSLTGPNRPSFDPKKPKMLISKAIELEFAEKSRDKAALSGVTDLSQYEAEIQKHAKELDAMFGGGEEQEKGSSKKCSSCSCKLQNSGMKAFTKDLRTTFKGLDDIYVWHALCGAWGGVRPGATHLNSKIVPCKLSPGLDGTMTDLAVVKIIEGSIGLVHPDQAEDFYDSMHSYLAKVGITGVKVDVIHDLEYVSEDYGGRVDIAKTYYKGLSNSLAKNFNGTGLISSMQQCNDFFFLGTEQISMGRVGDDFWFQDPNGDPMGVYWLQGVHMIHCAYNSMWMGHFIQPDWDMFQSDHLCAKFHAGSRAICGGPVYVSDSLGGHDFDLLSKLVFPDSTIPKCIYYALPTRDCIFKNPLFDDKTILKIWNFNKYGGVIGAFNCQGAGWDPKEQRIKGYSQCYHPMSGSVHVSDIEWDQKIEAAEMGKAEEYAVYLTEAQKLFLTTPQSDATPITIQPSTFEIFSFVPIKKLGVGTDAVKFAPVGLTNLFNSGGTILGLLYDGTIAKIEVKGGGNFLAYSSVPPKKSYLNGVEVGFEWSNGKLGLNVTWNQECGGISNVAFIF, translated from the exons ATGGCACCCCCAAACGATCCCGCAAACTCGATTCTCAAGGTCCTGAAATCCGGGGCAAAAGACAACTCTTTCCAACTACTTGATGGGAAGCTGTACGTGGGTCCTGTTCCGTTGCTCGCCCAAGTTCCGAGCAATGTCACTCTCAAGAGTTTCTCCTCCGTATGCCAATCCTCGGAGGCTCCACTTCCACTGTTCCAGCGGGCGCAGTCCCTGTCTAGCAAGGGCGCGTTCCTAGGATTCAGCCAGCACGAGTCCTCCGATCGCCACACCGTTTCCTTGGGGAAATTCACCGACAGGGATTTCGTTAGCATTTTCAGGTTCAAGACTTGGTGGTCCACTCAGTGGGTTGGGAAGTCGGGTTCCGATATTCAGATGGAGACACAATGGATAATGCTAGATGTGCCTGAGATTAAGTCTTACGTTGCCATCATTCCCATCATTGAAGGAAGTTTCAGGTCCGCCTTTCATCCTGGAAAAGATGGTCACTTATTGATATGTGCAGAGAGTGGGTCTAGCGTGGTGAAATCTTCGTCTTTCGATGCAATTGCCTATGTTCATGTGTCTGATAATCCATACAATGTGATGAAAGAGGCTTATACTGCTCTTAGAGTTcacctgaatacgttcaagctCATTGAAGAGAAATCTGCGCCACCCCTTGTGGACAAATTTGGTTGGTGCACATGGGATGCGTTTTACTTGACAGTGGAGCCTGCTGGAATTTGGCATGGAGTCAAGGAATTCGCAGACGGTGGCCTCACACCGAGGTTCCTCATAATTGATGATGGATGGCAAAGCATCAACAAAGATGGAGAAGATCCCACCAAGGACACCAAAAATCTTGTACTCGGAGGAACTCAAATGACTGCCAGGCTTCACAGGCTTGATGAATGTGAAAAATTCAGAAAGTATGAGGGTGGATCACTTACGGGACCTAATCGTCCTTCTTTTGATCCTAAGAAACCGAAGATGCTCATTTCCAAGGCTATCGAGCTCGAGTTTGCAGAAAAATCCCGTGACAAGGCAGCTCTATCGGGGGTAACTGACTTGTCCCAATATGAAGCTGAAATTCAGAAGCACGCCAAAGAATTGGATGCTATGTTCGGCGGAGgagaagaacaagaaaagggTTCAAGCAAAAAGTGTTCAAGTTGCTCTTGCAAGTTACAAAACTCTGGAATGAAAGCATTCACTAAAGATTTGAGGACAACATTCAAAGGACTGGATGATATATATGTCTGGCATGCGTTGTGCGGTGCATGGGGAGGAGTCAGACCAGGTGCAACTCATTTGAACTCCAAGATCGTGCCTTGCAAATTGTCGCCTGGACTCGACGGAACCATGACAGATCTTGCCGTGGTAAAAATTATTGAAGGTTCAATCGGACTTGTGCATCCTGATCAAGCCGAGGATTTCTACGACTCTATGCATTCTTACCTCGCTAAAGTCGGAATCACTGGAGTGAAAGTTGACGTCATTCAT GATCTCGAATATGTGTCCGAGGATTACGGAGGCAGGGTTGATATTGCCAAGACTTACTACAAGGGGCTGTCCAACTCTCTTGCAAAGAACTTCAATGGGACCGGACTCATTTCAAGCATGCAACAGTGCAATGACTTCTTTTTCCTTGGAACTGAGCAGATATCAATGGGAAGAGTTG GGGACGACTTCTGGTTTCAAGATCCTAATGGTGATCCAATGGGAGTTTATTGGCTACAAGGTGTCCACATGATCCACTGTGCTTACAACAGTATGTGGATGGGTCATTTCATCCAACCAGATTGGGACATGTTTCAATCAGACCATTTGTGTGCTAAGTTTCACGCTGGGTCAAGGGCCATTTGTGGAGGCCCTGTATATGTTAGTGATTCTTTGGGTGGCCATGATTTTGATCTTCTCAGTAAGTTGGTGTTCCCTGACAGCACCATCCCCAAGTGCATCTACTACGCTCTCCCGACAAGAGACTGCATCTTTAAGAACCCTCTCTTTGATGACAAAACCATTCTAAAGATCTGGAACTTTAACAAG TATGGAGGTGTTATCGGTGCTTTCAACTGCCAAGGTGCTGGATGGGACCCCAAGGAACAAAGGATTAAGGGCTACTCCCAGTGTTACCACCCAATGTCTGGATCAGTTCATGTAAGTGATATTGAATGGGATCAAAAGATTGAAGCTGCTGAGATGGGGAAAGCTGAGGAATATGCAGTCTATCTTACCGAAGCACAGAAACTGTTCTTAACAACTCCGCAATCTGATGCCACTCCTATCACAATTCAGCCTTCTACATTCGAGATTTTCAGCTTCGTGCCAATCAAGAAGCTGGGAGTTGGTACTGATGCAGTCAAATTCGCGCCAGTTGGATTAACCAATTTGTTTAACAGCGGTGGGACGATACTTGGACTGTTGTATGATGGGACGATTGCCAAGATTGAAGTGAAGGGTGGAGGTAACTTTTTGGCATATTCCAGTGTTCCGCCTAAGAAATCATACCTTAACGGAGtcgaggttggatttgagtggTCAAACGGGAAGCTGGGATTGAACGTTACTTGGAATCAAGAGTGTGGTGGCATTTCTAATGTagcttttattttttga